In one Streptomyces sp. NBC_01241 genomic region, the following are encoded:
- a CDS encoding transposase domain-containing protein, protein MPVAHGDLAQGVHAGARGRGRRQARGRGELRRRLLPARLVVYFVLALCLFARESYEEVIRMLTSGVPGSRVLARVNRSSLCRARVRLGEEVPETVFRQVAGPLALPETPGAWWPGLRMPALDGTQFDVPDSVSNGDTFGGPSTGGTPFGFPQVRAAVLAEIGTHAILDAGLGGYRDGERRLAYPLWPARRGPGDLVIADRGFWSVEFVHAPADRSARALLKPCGRSWGPCSRSTRPSAGSRTPPERVGRSWMPTGSPTSAASGSPGAACRLSTTPPDAR, encoded by the coding sequence GTGCCGGTCGCGCATGGGGATCTCGCCCAAGGTGTTCACGCCGGAGCTCGTGGACGCGGCCGTCGCCAAGCACGGGGGCGGGGTGAGCTGCGGCGCCGACTGCTCCCGGCCCGGCTGGTCGTGTACTTCGTGCTCGCGCTGTGCCTGTTCGCCCGGGAGTCGTACGAGGAGGTGATACGCATGCTGACCAGTGGCGTACCCGGCAGCCGGGTTCTGGCCCGGGTCAACCGCTCGTCGCTGTGCCGGGCGCGAGTCCGGCTCGGTGAAGAGGTGCCCGAGACGGTGTTCCGGCAGGTGGCCGGCCCGCTGGCGCTCCCGGAGACGCCGGGCGCGTGGTGGCCCGGTCTGCGGATGCCGGCGCTGGACGGCACGCAGTTCGACGTGCCGGACTCGGTGAGTAACGGTGACACCTTCGGCGGCCCCTCCACTGGTGGCACGCCATTCGGCTTCCCTCAGGTGCGAGCTGCCGTGCTCGCGGAGATCGGCACCCACGCCATCCTCGACGCCGGCCTGGGCGGCTACCGGGACGGCGAACGGCGCCTGGCCTACCCGCTCTGGCCAGCTCGACGCGGCCCCGGTGACCTCGTCATCGCCGACCGCGGGTTCTGGTCGGTCGAATTCGTCCACGCCCCGGCGGACCGCTCCGCTCGCGCACTCCTGAAGCCGTGCGGCAGGAGCTGGGGGCCCTGCTCGCGGTCCACCAGGCCGTCCGCCGGTTCGCGCACGCCGCCGGAGCGAGTGGGCCGGTCCTGGATGCCGACCGGCTCTCCTACCTCCGCTGCATCCGGATCGCCCGGCGCAGCGTGCCGTCTCAGCACGACACCTCCAGACGCTCGCTGA
- a CDS encoding nuclear transport factor 2 family protein produces the protein MTAYEDAVQRYFVAWNAATPEDLEKAVAAAFTETATYTDPLADVRGHEELTATINGAREQFPGFEFRPTGTPDGHHAIVRFSWELVSTTDGSAPVAGSDVLELADDGRIASVSGFLDRVPGA, from the coding sequence ATGACCGCATACGAGGACGCCGTTCAGCGCTACTTCGTCGCCTGGAACGCGGCCACCCCCGAGGATCTGGAGAAGGCTGTGGCGGCGGCCTTCACCGAGACCGCCACCTACACCGATCCGCTGGCCGATGTGCGCGGCCACGAGGAGCTCACGGCCACGATCAACGGGGCCCGTGAACAGTTTCCCGGGTTCGAGTTCCGGCCGACCGGCACCCCGGACGGGCATCACGCCATCGTGCGCTTCAGCTGGGAACTGGTCTCCACCACCGACGGCTCGGCACCCGTCGCCGGGTCGGACGTGCTCGAACTCGCCGACGACGGGCGCATCGCTTCGGTCAGCGGCTTCCTCGACCGGGTGCCCGGAGCCTGA
- a CDS encoding DUF5709 domain-containing protein, with the protein MKDGDMGDDVYQPQEPEASDPTEQLDIEDTLDNRGLTDLLDEGYSPPERPWAVEDQGTTAAEQHSGEPLESRLARELPEVNEAAGDDVGDLSDGDGELWDAEVGTVRAGRLTRQLDINEPDTLTAEDVGIDGAAASAEEAAMHVVRDSQI; encoded by the coding sequence ATGAAGGATGGCGACATGGGAGACGATGTCTACCAGCCCCAGGAACCGGAGGCCTCCGATCCCACTGAGCAGCTCGACATCGAGGACACCCTGGACAACCGGGGGCTGACCGACCTCCTCGACGAGGGCTACTCCCCGCCCGAGCGACCGTGGGCGGTGGAGGACCAGGGCACCACGGCCGCCGAACAGCACAGTGGCGAGCCGCTGGAGAGCCGTCTGGCCCGGGAACTGCCGGAGGTCAACGAAGCCGCGGGGGACGACGTGGGGGACCTGTCCGACGGTGACGGCGAGCTCTGGGACGCGGAGGTCGGTACGGTACGCGCCGGCCGTCTCACCCGGCAGCTGGACATCAACGAGCCGGACACACTGACGGCCGAGGACGTCGGGATCGACGGAGCGGCGGCATCGGCCGAGGAGGCCGCCATGCATGTCGTCCGGGACAGCCAGATCTGA
- a CDS encoding DUF6296 family protein produces MDYPESYELVFQASAVEDDTVTVRRTAQSGAGGYPIYEDETGIVRAEISDRGEVRMLATGGHQVLGTPLVVRETRV; encoded by the coding sequence ATGGACTACCCGGAGAGCTACGAGCTGGTATTTCAGGCGTCGGCCGTGGAGGACGACACGGTGACGGTTCGGCGTACGGCGCAGTCGGGCGCGGGCGGGTACCCGATCTACGAGGACGAGACCGGAATCGTGCGTGCGGAGATCAGCGACCGCGGAGAGGTGCGCATGCTGGCCACCGGCGGACACCAGGTGCTCGGCACCCCACTGGTGGTGCGTGAAACGAGGGTCTGA
- a CDS encoding cold-shock protein, whose translation MVSGRVVRFDGARGYGFIAPDHGGEDVFLHVNDMLIPESYVHTGTAVEFEIEDGDRGLKASSVRLAEGPDGKPLTPPRPVAVHGSGSADDDTLCDVLSASEYTKEVTDLLLESAPTLTGAQILQIRSGLLQFAKNHGWTEG comes from the coding sequence GTGGTTTCTGGTCGCGTGGTGCGGTTCGACGGCGCACGGGGATACGGTTTCATCGCGCCCGATCACGGCGGTGAGGATGTTTTCCTCCACGTGAACGACATGTTGATCCCGGAGTCCTACGTACACACGGGTACGGCGGTCGAGTTCGAGATCGAGGACGGTGACCGGGGGCTGAAGGCGTCGTCCGTCCGGCTCGCCGAGGGGCCCGACGGGAAGCCGCTGACGCCTCCGAGGCCCGTCGCGGTCCATGGTTCCGGATCGGCGGACGACGACACCCTGTGCGATGTGCTCAGCGCGTCCGAGTACACCAAGGAGGTGACCGACCTCCTGCTGGAGTCGGCACCGACGCTGACGGGGGCTCAGATCCTGCAGATCCGGAGCGGGTTGCTGCAGTTCGCCAAGAACCACGGCTGGACCGAGGGCTGA
- a CDS encoding DMT family transporter — translation MISVLFAILTALSNGAASVLQRRAARTAPDTEAMHLSLIAHLLRQRLWLAGIGLVIVAAVCQAVALATGPIAVVQPIFVIELPGALLMAGFVMRVRLPRSTWYAVAAVTVGLALGMASAAPGGGSASVHGAAWVPTLILTGVFEATLIGAALSNRGNPRGTLLGLAAACGYALTAALMKDAMAQLEADGGGAVALLTSWQLYATAAAGVGALFLLQNALQAGTLVAVQPPLTLGDALISVLYGVTLFGEHLRTGWWVLPELIALALIAVGCVELARSPLASGTAPPARRVR, via the coding sequence GTGATCAGCGTCCTGTTCGCCATCCTGACCGCGCTCAGCAACGGCGCGGCCTCCGTGCTCCAGCGCCGCGCCGCGCGCACCGCCCCCGACACCGAGGCGATGCATCTGTCGCTGATCGCTCATCTGCTGCGCCAGCGCTTGTGGCTCGCCGGTATCGGCCTGGTGATCGTCGCAGCCGTCTGCCAGGCCGTGGCGCTGGCCACCGGGCCGATCGCCGTGGTCCAGCCGATCTTTGTGATCGAACTGCCGGGCGCGCTGCTCATGGCCGGATTCGTCATGCGGGTCCGGCTGCCCCGGTCGACCTGGTACGCGGTGGCGGCCGTGACCGTGGGCCTGGCCCTGGGCATGGCCTCCGCGGCCCCGGGCGGCGGCAGCGCGTCCGTGCACGGAGCGGCCTGGGTGCCGACGCTGATCCTGACCGGCGTCTTCGAGGCCACACTGATCGGCGCGGCCCTGAGCAACCGCGGCAACCCCCGGGGCACGCTGCTCGGCCTCGCCGCCGCATGTGGATACGCGCTCACGGCCGCGCTCATGAAGGACGCCATGGCACAGCTCGAAGCGGACGGCGGCGGAGCCGTGGCGCTCCTGACGTCCTGGCAGCTGTACGCCACCGCCGCGGCCGGAGTGGGCGCGCTGTTCCTCCTCCAGAACGCGCTCCAGGCGGGCACGCTGGTCGCCGTCCAGCCACCGCTCACCCTCGGTGACGCGCTGATCAGCGTCCTGTACGGGGTGACATTGTTCGGCGAGCATCTGCGCACCGGCTGGTGGGTGCTGCCCGAGCTGATCGCACTCGCCCTGATCGCCGTGGGCTGCGTCGAGCTGGCCCGCTCCCCCCTGGCGTCCGGTACCGCGCCGCCGGCCCGCAGGGTCAGGTGA
- a CDS encoding winged helix DNA-binding domain-containing protein: MAPKKSTAVKTKPTPRKNPVAPVVLSARALGRATLERQLLLRRTAMSAKDAVEHLVGLQAQNTKPPYYQLFARLDGFAPAELAELMESREVVRIVTMRSTIHLHTATDALTLRPLVQAARDRELRIFRKGLVGVEPDRLGALARELVEERPRTPKEIREALLVEWPDADPQSLGVAARCLLPLVQVTPRGVWGRSGQVALTTAEHWLGRPSEPVPAPDATVLRYLGAFGPASVQDMQAWAGLTRLREVFERLRPRLITFQDENGTELFDLPDAPRPDEDTPAPPRFLPEFDNVLLGHADRTRVIPPQYRGRNGNGNQAYGTALVDGFLAAIWRLGTGAEKAVLTVQPLGRLSPADRDAVTDEAVRMLSTMTTVADDALAYDIRFATFIDFE, translated from the coding sequence ATGGCCCCGAAGAAGAGCACCGCCGTAAAGACGAAGCCCACTCCGAGGAAGAACCCCGTCGCACCGGTCGTACTCTCTGCGCGCGCACTGGGCCGCGCCACGCTGGAGCGGCAGTTGCTGCTGCGGCGGACCGCGATGTCCGCGAAGGACGCCGTCGAGCATCTGGTCGGTCTCCAGGCGCAGAACACCAAGCCGCCGTACTACCAGCTCTTCGCCCGCCTCGACGGCTTCGCCCCCGCCGAGCTCGCGGAACTGATGGAGTCCCGTGAGGTGGTCCGTATCGTCACCATGCGCTCCACCATCCACCTGCACACCGCCACCGACGCGCTCACCCTGCGCCCGCTCGTCCAGGCGGCCCGCGACCGGGAGCTGCGGATCTTCCGCAAGGGGCTCGTCGGGGTGGAGCCGGACCGACTCGGGGCGCTCGCGAGGGAGCTCGTCGAGGAGCGGCCGCGTACCCCCAAGGAGATCCGTGAGGCGCTGCTCGTGGAATGGCCCGACGCCGACCCGCAGTCGCTGGGCGTGGCCGCCCGCTGTCTGCTGCCGCTGGTCCAGGTCACCCCGCGCGGGGTATGGGGGAGGAGCGGTCAGGTCGCGCTGACCACCGCCGAACACTGGCTCGGCAGACCGTCGGAGCCGGTTCCCGCACCCGATGCCACCGTGCTGCGCTACCTCGGGGCCTTCGGGCCCGCCTCCGTGCAGGACATGCAGGCATGGGCCGGGCTGACCCGGCTGCGGGAGGTATTCGAACGGCTGCGGCCGCGGCTCATCACCTTCCAGGACGAGAACGGCACCGAGCTCTTCGACCTGCCCGACGCCCCGCGCCCCGACGAGGACACCCCCGCCCCGCCGCGATTCCTGCCCGAGTTCGACAACGTGCTGCTCGGCCACGCGGACCGTACGCGCGTCATCCCGCCGCAGTACCGGGGGCGCAACGGGAACGGCAACCAGGCGTACGGAACGGCGCTCGTCGACGGATTCCTCGCGGCGATCTGGCGGCTCGGCACCGGAGCCGAGAAGGCGGTCCTCACCGTGCAGCCGCTCGGCAGGCTGAGCCCGGCGGATCGCGACGCCGTCACGGATGAGGCCGTACGGATGCTCTCCACCATGACGACAGTGGCCGACGACGCGTTGGCGTACGACATCCGGTTCGCCACGTTCATCGACTTCGAGTGA
- a CDS encoding response regulator transcription factor, which produces MPESVDAVEMQAALLRLRRTSGLPVAFGGLLSDSRHARIAELNGTQTTALRGLVISAGSGLGGKSIALSRPCAVTDYRSSRHISHEYDLAVAAEGLRSVVAVPVVVRRKVRGVLYGALREPVTLGDRTFDAAMAAARDVEQALVVRDEVQQLLAVTREQVTDPRAAPEAWEDVREAHRELRALVPKVVDPALRDDLLAVCGLLASAAGARAPEPCGVHLAPREVDVLACVAAGTTNAVAAERLGLRPETVKAYLRSAMRKLGAHTRLEAVVAARRAGLLP; this is translated from the coding sequence GTGCCGGAATCCGTCGACGCGGTGGAAATGCAGGCGGCGCTGCTGCGGCTGCGCCGGACCAGTGGGCTGCCCGTGGCCTTCGGGGGGCTGCTCTCGGATTCCCGTCACGCCCGGATAGCCGAGCTGAACGGCACACAGACCACCGCGCTGCGCGGGCTCGTCATCTCGGCGGGCAGCGGGCTCGGCGGCAAGTCGATCGCCCTGTCCCGGCCGTGCGCGGTGACCGACTACCGCTCCTCGCGCCACATCAGCCACGAGTACGACCTGGCGGTCGCGGCGGAGGGCCTGCGCTCGGTGGTCGCGGTGCCCGTCGTCGTACGGCGCAAGGTCCGTGGCGTGCTGTACGGGGCGCTGCGTGAGCCCGTCACGCTCGGGGACCGGACGTTCGACGCGGCGATGGCCGCGGCCCGCGATGTGGAGCAGGCCCTGGTCGTGCGGGACGAGGTGCAGCAGCTCCTGGCCGTGACCCGGGAACAGGTCACGGACCCGAGAGCGGCGCCGGAGGCCTGGGAGGACGTCCGCGAGGCCCATCGCGAACTGCGTGCCCTGGTCCCGAAGGTCGTCGACCCGGCGCTGCGCGACGATCTGCTCGCGGTGTGCGGGCTGCTCGCCTCCGCGGCCGGGGCCCGCGCGCCGGAGCCCTGCGGGGTCCACCTGGCGCCGCGCGAGGTGGACGTGCTGGCCTGTGTGGCGGCGGGGACGACGAACGCAGTGGCGGCAGAGCGGCTGGGGCTGCGGCCGGAGACGGTGAAGGCGTATCTGCGTTCGGCGATGCGCAAGCTGGGGGCACACACCCGGCTGGAGGCGGTGGTGGCGGCGCGGCGCGCCGGGTTGCTGCCGTGA